In Mycolicibacterium lutetiense, the sequence TGCCGTCTCTTCGTCAACGGGAAACTCGTCGACTCGAACAGCTCGCTCGGCCGGTACACCATCGCCGACTGCAGCTACGCCCCTTAGCCAACAGACCTCGAACAGTCTGAGAAAGAACAGCATCATGAACATCACTACGCACCGAAACACTCTGGCCCTGTGCACGCTTGGCGTAGCGCTCACGCTCGCGGGCTGCGCCTCGCCAGATCGTGTCTCCTCGAATCCCGCGGACGCACCGACGTGGGACGCCGGGTTGTCGTCGTCTACGACACCGTCCCCCGTGGCATCGCCGCCGACGGCTGCCGATTTCGTCATCGGCGTGGTCGTCACCGAGCAGAAGTGTTTCGGCTCGGCGGGCTGTAACTACCGGTACACCATCAACCCGCAATACGTGAGCTCAAAACCGCTGCCGGAGAAGACGACCGTGGTCTTCAAGGTGACCGGTGGCGATCAGGATCAGGTCGGCAATTTCACCATCGACGCCGACGGAACGGCGACCTTCGACCGGGAGACCGGCATTTCCGGCCCCGAGGGCGCCGACCTGCACGCCACCGTCACCCAGGTCCTGTCCGGGCGCTGACATTCACCTGCCCACGAGGGGAGCCACCATGAGTTACCAGGTAATCGATCTGGTGCGGGAACGGGCCGATGAGCACCACTGGGAGTTGGTGTTCGACAGTGACCCGAACCGGGACCTGCGCACCACCGTCTGGGAGCACCGGCACCCTGCCGAAACGGGTCAGCCGATCGAGTTGGAGACTGCATTCAGCCCGGACGGCCGGATCGTATCCTCCGAGCGACGACGGGGCGGCATCACCCACAAGTGCATCAAGTCCACCGATGCATTCGGTTCGACCGAGGTCTATCTCGAAGCGCTGCAGATGATCTGAGCCACCCAGGCCGACGAAATGGACGCTGATCGAGGGGTAGTGACCATTTCGTCCACCTCACCGTCCCCCGATCGGTGGATAGACAGTTCGTCCGACCGTAGACCGATCAGCGGACAGACGACGGATGCCGCTTGAACCACGCTTGACCTACCCACAGTCAGGTACGCACCTCAACGAGACAGAGGAACGCTATGCACTACGAGATGCTGGATCTGGTCCGCGAACGCGCCAACGAGAAAGACTGGGACCTGATCTTCGACAGCGGCCCCAATGCGGAGTACCGGACCATGGTGTGGGAGCACCCCATGCTCAGCGCAACCGGCGTGGTGACGGAACTGGAAATCGGGTTCAGCCCGGACGGTCGCATCATCTTCTCCGAGCGGCGACGCGGCGGCGTCCCCCACAAACGCGTCAAGCCCGCCCACGCCTTCGCCTCGACCGATGTCTGCCTGGCCGCCCTGCAGATGATCTGACCCCCATTCACGGCGCCGTTTTCGACCCTGGGGCGACTGCTCGACGACGACCACGACCCGGTGTCGAAAACGGCGAGAAAAGCGAGCGCCAACCCAGCCCTTGACCTCATTACGTGACGTATCGTAACGTAATCGTGTGTCCTCGCTCACAGGCCCCGGACGGCCGCGTGACCCCAAAACCCAACGCGACATCATGAGCGCCACGCGTCGCCTGCTGGCTCGTGACGGCTATGACCAGCTGTCCATCGAGGCCGTCGCCCGTGAGGCCGGCGTCAGCCGGCCCACCATCTACCGGCGTTGGCCGTCGAAAACCCATCTGGTCTTCGACGCCGCATTCGGCCAGCCACCCGGCGGTGAACTCCTCCCGGTCTCCGAAGATTTCGAGACCGACCTGCGTGGCTTCATCTCAGCGGTGCTCACCTTCTGGCGTGATCCCGTGGTCGAGGCCGCCGCACTCGGCATCCTCACCGAACGTCGCCGCGACCCGGAACTGCACATCCGGACCCAGCAACTACTCGACGAGCAGACCAAGGGCGCCTTCCGATCCCTGGTCTCCTCCGGCGTGGAGCAGGGCCGGATCCGCCCGGATGTCGACGTCGACATGGTCTACCAAGCATTGATCGGCACCGCGTTCTACACCGCCCACATGGAGCCGGACATCGACGTCGAGGACACCGCAGATCGATTGTGCTCCTTGCTGATCGAAGGAGCAGGACGTATCCACCCACCAAGGAAGGACCAACCATGACCGACAAGGCCGAACTGTCGGAGGCGTTCAACGCGCTTCTCGACGCGGTGCGCGCCATCGAGCAGAAGTTGCTCACCGCCGAACCCACGCTGAGCGAACCCGACCTGCTCGACGGGTACCGCCTGGCGTTCAGCGTGCTGCGGGTCAGCGTCGACGCCTACGTGTGGGGCGACCGCGACAAGCCGATCCTGGTCGACGCCACCAGCCCGTATCTCAAATGGGGCGGCGACAACGCGGACGCCTTCTATCAGCTCGCCCCGCTGAATCCGGCCCGCACCTACCGCGTCACCGGTAACCGCGGCGACGCGGTGTACATGTCGATGACCGTCTACGGCGGGCCGGGTGAGGGCCGCTACAGCGACCGCATCGTGGGCACCATCAACAATCGCGACCTGGAGTTCGACGAGGATGGGAACTTCGAGTTCATCATGAGCCCCGACCCCCACCCGGGTACCTGGCTCAAACTGGATGCCGACGCCGAATTCGCTTTGACCCGTAACTATATGAACGATTCCGCGACCGAACGCCGGCCGGAGTGGCGGATCGAGACGGTCAATCCGCCCGCCCGGCGCTCGGACAGTGCCGCGGAGCTGGCCCGCCGCTTCCGCTACGCGAAGAACTGGCTGCAGGAACAGGTTTCCTTCCTGCCCACCAAGGTGGAGCCCGCCAACCAGCTGCACCCGCCGTTCCCGGTGCCCCAGAATGCCTACGGGTGGTCCGCCGGCGATGCGGCATACGCCATGGGCTCCTACGATCTGACGTCGGATCAGGCCCTGATCATCGAGGGCACCTCACCGGAGTGCGTGTTCTGGAACCTCTGCCTGTGGAATCCGTTCCTGCACACCTTCGACTACACCCACGAGCGTGTCACCATCAACGGCGCACACGTCACCTACGAATCGGACGGGTCCTGGCGGATCGTCGTCAGCGAGAAGGACCCGGGCCACCCGAACTGGGTCTCGACGGCTGGGCGGTCCACGGGCCTGATGTGGCTGCGCTGGTTCCTGCCCGAGGAGACTCCCGCGCAGCCGCAGTGCCGCGTCGTCCACGTGGCCGAGGTCGGTGCCCTGTGACCACCAACGTGCAGCGTCCGGCACCGATCCGGTTCGACGACCTGGCAAACCCGGTGTATCCCCCGGCCGCCCAGCCGATTCGCGATGGACTCGCCGCCTACGGCGCGAACCTGGACCTCAACCCGAACGCGTTGCTGACGGCTGCAACCGAGCGGTCCGGGCTGGACGATTTCGGCGACCCGGCGTTCCGGGAACGTCTCGACGTGCTGTGTACCGCACTGCGTGACGAAGCGGGCCTGTCCGATACGGGGGTGGGGATCGTGTTCGAGCAGCTGGTGGGCAACCTGGTCAACCGGCTGCGGTTGGAGGCGCTGATCGCCGACCATCCCGAGATCGAGGGCATCGAGATCGAGCGGCCGATCATCATCTGCGGTCTCCCCCGTACCGGCACCACGCATCTGCACAATCTGCTCGCCGCGGACCCTGCACTGCGCTATCTGCCCTACTGGGAGAGCCTCGAGCCGGTGCCCGGCCCCGGCGAGGACACACCGGCACCGCGTCGGGACCGCTGCGCCGCCGGCCTGGAACTGGTGAACACCTCGATCCCGGAGTTTCGCCGGATGCACGACATGACCGTCGAGCACGCCCACGAGGAGATCCAGCTCCTGGCCAACGACATCTCCGGCATGCTGTTCGAAACCGCCTATTACGTGCCGAGTTTCACCGCCCACTACCAGGCGCACGACCAGGCGCCGTCATACGCCTACGTCAAGCGCAGCCTGCAGGCGATGCAATGGCTCCGTGGCGGAACCCGCTGGGTACTCAAGTCACCGCAGCATCTGGAGCAGTTCCCGACCCTGGCCGCCACATTCCCGGACGCGACTTTCGTTGTCACCCATCGTGATCCAGTCGACGTGACGCTGTCGATGATGACCATGATCTGCTACGCCATGCGGATGGGCGTGTCTGCGCCCGATGTGGCCAAGATTACCGGGCACTGGCTGGGGCGCATCGACGATCTGCTGGCGGGCTGCATCCGCGATCGCGACGCGCTGCCCGCCGGGCAGTCCATCGACGTCCGATTCGACGACTTCATGGCGGACGAGCAGGGCACCCTGGCCGAGATCTACCGACTCGCCGACCAGCCGTTCGGCGACGATGTACGCGCGGCGATGACCGGCTTCCTCGCCGAGCACCCCCGCGGGCGTTATGGGGGCGTCATCTACGACGCGGCGGACGTTCACGTCGATCGGGCTGCCCTGGCCGAGCGGTTCCGCGCCTACCGGGAACGCTTTCTCACCACCACGGAGGGCAAGTGAATCAAACTGCACCACAGCCCATCTCGGCGGAGGCGTGGGTGGCCACCGCGCTCGGTGAGCCCACCGACGTACTGGAACGCCAAACGGTGGAGGTGCGGGCACCCGGCCCCAACGAAGTCCGGGTGGCGGTCCGCGCGTTCTGCCTGAACTTCAACGACATCGACATCATCAAGGGGCGCTACACCACACTGCCGCTGCAGCCGCCGTTCGTGCCGGGAATGGAATCTGTCGGGGTGGTCGAAAGCGCGGGCCTGGGCGCCGAACACCTGGTCGGCCGCCGCATCGTCGGGATTCCGGTGATGGCGTTCGGCGGGTATGCGTCCTACGCCATCGTCGACGCCGCGACAGTGCTCGATCTGCCGGACTGGGTCAGCGACGTCGACGGCGCCGCCCTGCACTACCCGTTCCATCTGGGCTGGTTCGCACTACGCGAACGCGGCCGGTTGAAGCCCGGCGAGACGCTGCTGGTGCACGCGGCGGCCGGCGGCACCGGGTCAGGCGCCCTGGTTCTCGGAAAGGCACTGGGTGCCAGGGTGATCGCCACCGCCGGCAGCGACGAGAAGCTCGAGCTCTGCCGGAAGCTGGGTGCCGACCATGTCGTCAACTACCGCAACAGCGGCTGGGTCGATGAAGTCATGGACCTCACCTACGGCCGCGGCGTAGACGTCGCGTTCGACGCGGTGGGCGGCAGCGTGACGACGGATACGTTCCGTTGCATGGGATTCAACGGCCGCCACCTGATGGCCGGGTTCGCCGAGGACATCGCACTGGAGGACGGCGACTACATCTCGCCGCGGCCGATCGCCTACGGCAACTTCGACGTATGCGGAGTGTGTCTGGTCTACGTGACCGATCCCCTGGCCGTCCGCCGCACCCTCGGGTTCAACTGGCCGGCCCGCTCCGAGGGCCTCGACGCCCACGTCCGGATTCTCGAGCTGATGCGTACCGGCCGGCTACAGACTGTGGTGGGCGACAACGTGGCATGGGATCAACTGCCACAGGCATTGGCACGGATGGCCGCCCGCGAGACCACCGGACGTTTGGTGGTGAGTACCGGCGCACACGACTGACCCCGCGTTACCGCTGCGCCGCCGCTCATCCCAGTGCGCGGCGCAGCGCGCCGGCGAGATCTCCTCGCTGCCCGACCGTGACGTCGTCCACCCCGAGCCACGCGGCCATCGCCCGCAACTCCCCTGCCAACGCGTCGGCCACCCGAAAACGGTCCTGGCCGTCCTCGGTATACGCACCCAACACCTGCAGCGCTCCGTCGGTGCGTTTCAGGTCCACCCGCGCCACCAACTCCCCGTCGAGCAGGAACGGCCATACGTAGTAACCGAATTGGCGCTTGGGTGCGGGCGTGTAGATCTCGATGCGGTAGTGAAAGTCGAACCACCGCTCAACCCGGGGACGGAAGAAGATCAACGGGTCGAACGGACACAACAGGGCCGTCCCCCGGTCACGGCGCGGCACGGTCTGACCCGTTCGCAGGTAGGCCGGGGTGCCCTCGACGTCGACAGGCTCAAGCTCGCCGTCGGCCACGAGCTTGGCGATCGCGGGCTTGACCTGTTTGGCGCCCATCCGGAAGTAGTCGCGGATGTCGGCCTCAGTGCCGACGCCCAGCGCGGTGGCCGCGCGTAGGGCCAACTCCCGAACCGCTTCCTCGTCGTCGACCGTTCGGGCCACCACCGCCGGTGGCAGCACCCGTTCGGTGAGGTCGTAGTGCCGGGCGAAGCCGACACGCGTCGCCGTCGTCAGGACTCCCGAGGACCACAACGCCTCGGCCACCCACTTGGTTTCGCTGCGGTCCCACCACGGTCCCTTGCGGCCGCGCGGCTCGGATTCCAGGTGGGCTTCGATCTGGCCGGCTGTGGACGGCCCGAGCTCGGCGACCGCAGCCACGATGTCCTCAGCCAGCTTGGGGTTCTTCCGGACGATCTCGGTGCCCCACCGGCCGTGGGTGTACTCCCGCATCCGCCACCGCAGCAGCGGCCAATCCTCGACCGCCATCAACGCAGCCTCATGTGCCCAGTACTCCACCAGAAGTCGCGGTGAACGCGCGCTGTGCGACCACGCGGCCCGGTCCAGGGCGTCGCGGTCGTAGGGTCCCAGCCGACTGAATACCGGCGCGTAGTGCGCCCGCACCGCCACCGATACCGAGTCGAGCTGCAGCACCTGAATCCGGGAGATCAACTTCCGCAGGTGCGCACGGGTGACCGGGCCGCGGGGTTTGGGGTCGTGAAACCCTTGTGCGGCGACGGCGATGCGGCGGGCCTGCGCGGTCGTGAGGGTAGCCACCTGGCCATCGTTCCCTACGGCACCGACAAGTAGCGGAGCGGATTGGAGCGAGAGACCGACAAGTAGCGGAGCGGATTAGAGCGATACTGGTCCGCGTGGCATTGGACTGGGATGCGTTCGAGACCGAGTTGACCCTGGCCGCTGGGGAATCAGTACGCGCGCTGGTCGCTGCCGCCGCCTCGGAGAGGCCGTATGCCGTGGCGTTCAGCGAGTTCTATGCCGAGACCACCGGGGTGATCTACCTACCTAACCTGGCGCTGGCCACCGAGGAGTCGGTCGAGGATCCGGATTGCCGATTCAGTCCACCGGACTGGGAGCACCAGGACTATGAGTGGGGCGAAACCGATTCACAGTGGGGTGATCGGCTGAGCGCCGCCGTGACGGGCCTTCCCCGCGCACAGTGGGAGCAGGAGTGGGACCGGTTCGCCCAGGCGATGCTGAACATCGCCGCCCGGACGCGGGCCGCCTTGGTCGCCGACGGCACCCTGCCCGGCGATGCGGTGGTCTACCTCGATGACGAGGACGCCGATCTGCTGGTTCGTTCGCTGACCGCCGACGAACTGCGGCGTCACTTCCCCGAGTACCTCGCCGCAGCCGAGACTGAACGCGACCTGCTGGCCATGCCGGTCGAGCAGCGGGTGGCCGCACTCGCCGCGGCCGCCGGTCTGATCGCCGGGCCGGTCAGCGAACTCGGCCGGGAACGCGCGACCGAACTCCTGCTCGACACCGGCGCCGCTGCGGTACCGGCCGCCATTGCGGCACTCGGGAATCCCGAGACCGCCTGGACGGGCGCCAAACTCCTCGCCGACCTGAACATCGCGACGCCAGAGGTGATGGACGCGCTGTGGACGGCCCTACCGCTGCGCGGCAACGCTCACGACTGGGTGGCCACGGCACTCGGTCGCCTCGGTGCCGGGTCGGAGGTGCTGGCCCGCGCCGATCTTCCGGCCGATAGCAGATCGGCCGCCGTCGCCGCACCGTACCGTTCGTTTCGCGATCATGGGCGCGGGCACCTGCCGCTGGACTACACGCTGCTGGCCGCCGGGCTTGCCGATCCGGGAGTCGCGGGGGCGGTCGCAAAGGATCTGAAGCCTGGAACCGGGTATTGCACTCTGGACCGGGCCGATCTACCGGGTGTCCGGACCGGGCTCGACCATTCCGAGCCGGTGATCCGCCGTCACGCGGTCATCGTTCTCAGCGATCTGATCGGACCGATGGGCCCCGGAGATCTCGACCGTCATGTGGTCAAGGATCTGGAGCGACGGATCGACGAGCTGGCCACAGACGATCCCGACAGTGAGGTGCGCAGACTGGCCGGCTACAGCGTGCGCACGTAGCTGCAGAACCGGTACCGCAGCCCTGAGCTGCTGGTCAGCCAGTCCCCCGGGACCCGGGTCCAGGAATCGTCGAGCGTCGGCGCCATCGCGTCGCCCTCGGCGGTCGGCAGATCGATGTCGATCTCGGTGACCTCACAGCGGTCGGCGAACGGGAGGGCCTGGGCATAGATCTGCGCTCCGCCGATCACCCAACCCCGGAATACGTCGTCAAGTCCGGTCAGTACCTCGGCGCCTTCTGCGACATACCCGGGGTTGCGGGTGATGACGACGTTGCGCCGCCCCGGCAACGGACGGACCTTGGCCGGCAGTGACTCCCAGGTCCGCCGGCCCATCACCACGGTCTGTCCGAGGGTGAGTTGCTTGAATCGGGCCTGATCCTCCGGCAGCCGCCAGGGAATGCCATTGTCGCGGCCGATGACGCCCGTGCTCGACTGCGCCCAGATCAGCGCCAGCCGTCGAAGATCACCGGTCATACAGCGACGGGTGCCTTGATCGCCGGATGTGGGTCGTAGTTCAGAATCGCGATATCCTCGTACTCGTAGTCGAAAATTGAATCACGCTGAGCCAGAACGAGTTCCGGGTATGGCCTGGGCTCCCTGCTGAGCTGCAGGGCCACCTGCTCGACGTGGTTGTCGTAGATGTGGCAATCCCCGCCGGTCCAGACGAACTCGCCGACGCCGAGCCCGGCCTGCGCGGCCATCATGTGGGTCAGCAGGGCGTAGCTGGCGATGTTGAACGGCACGCCGAGGAACAGGTCTGCGCTGCGCTGATACAGCTGGCAGGACAGCTTGCCGTCTGCGACATAGAACTGGAAGAAGGCGTGGCACGGGGGCAGCGCCATCTGCGGGATCTCGCCGACATTCCACGCCGAGACGATGTTGCGCCGCGAATCGGGGTCCCGCTTGAGCAGATCCAGCGCGTTCGAGATCTGGTCGATGTGCTCACCCGACGGCGTCGGCCACGACCGCCACTGAACGCCGTAGACCGGTCCCAGATCGCCTGTCTCACTGGCCCATTCATCCCAGATCGTTACGCCATGATCCTGCAGCCACCGCACGTTCGAATCGCCGCGCAGGAACCACAGCAACTCGTAGATCACCGATTTGGTGTGCACCTTCTTGGTGGTGAGCAACGGAAATCCGGCGGCCAGGTCGTAGCGCAGCTGATGTCCGAACAGGCTGCGGGTGCCGGTGCCGGTGCGATCGGATTTCGGCACGCCCTGCTCGGTCACCTTCCGCAGGAGGTCCTCGTAGGGCGTCTGGATCGGCACACGGCCAGCTTACGTGGCGCCACGAGGAGTAGAACGGAAGCCATGCCGACCACCCAGGACACCATCACCACAGCCGACGGCACCTGCCGCGTCACCGTCGCGACCCCGGACGGCGACGGTCCCTGGCCTGGGGTTGTGCTGTTTCCCGACGCCGGCGGCCTACGCCCGGCCATGGAAGAGATGGCGGCCGAGTTGGCCGGATTGGGTTATGTCGTGCTGGTGCCCGACGTCTATTACCGCAATCCGGGCTGGGGCCCGTTCGACCTCAACACCGTGTTCAGCGACCAGGAGCAGCGCAAGCAACTCTTCGGGTTGATGAGCACTCTCACCCCGGAGATCTTCGCCGCGGACGCCGAGGCGTTCTTCGACTATCTGGCCGCCCGGCCCGACGTCACCGGCGAGAAGTTCGGCACCACCGGCTACTGCATGGGTGGCCGGGCCTCGCTGATCGTCGCCACCCGGGTGCCGGAGCGGGTCGCGGCCGCACTGTCCTTCCACGGCGGCCGGCTGGCGGTCGAAGACGATCCGGACAGCCCCCACCTGCTGGCCGACAAGATCCAGGCGACGGTCTATGTGGCCGCGGCCGAGAACGACGCCTCCTTCACCGAGGACGACGGCAAGAGGTTGGAGGACGCACTGTCCGGCGCAGCCGTCGACCACACCATCGAGTTCTATCCCGCGACGCACGGCTTCGCGGTGCCGGATCACAAGGCGGTGTACGACGAGGCAGCTGCAAAGCGGCACTGGGAGAACACGCAGCGGGTGTTCGGGGCCGCTTTTGCCACGGCATAGGCGGTAGGCGACGATTGACGGCGTGTATGACCAGCCCTTCTCCGACGAGTCCCACCCCACCGAGCCCGGATTCCGGATCGACCCGGTACTGGCGCGGAGCTGGTTGCTGGTAAACGGCGCGCAGTACGAGCGGTTCGCCCCGGCGGCCCGCTCCCGCGCCGACATCGTCGTCCTCGACATCGAGGATGCGGTGGCCCCCAAAGACAAGGTCGCCGCGCGCGAGAAGGTGACCCGCTGGCTGGCCGAGGGCAACAGTGACTGGGTCCGGATCAATGGCTTCGGCACCCCGTGGTGGGCTGATGACCTGGAGATGTTGGCCGGCAGCGCGGTGGGCGGCGTCATGCTGGCCATGGTCGAGTCCGTGGACCATGTCACCGAGACCGCCCGACGCCTGCCGGACGTGCCCATCGTCGCGCTGGTGGAGACCGCCCGCGGCCTTGAGCGGATCACCGAGATCGCGTCGGCCAAGGGCGCATTCCGACTTGCCTTCGGCATCGGCGATTTTCGGCGCGACACCGGCTTCGGAGACAACCCGGCAACGCTGGCGTACGCGCGCTCACGCTTCACCATCGCCGCGAAGGCCGCCGGACTGCCCGGCGCCATCGACGGACCCACCGTGGGGTCCAGCGCGCTGCGACTGTCGGAGGCCACCGCGGTCTCGGCCGAGTTCGGTATGACCGGCAAGATCTGTCTGACACCCGATCAGTGCCCGACGGTCAACGAGGGCCTGGCCCCCTCCCAGGACGAGATCAGTTGGGCAAAGGAGTTTTTCGCCGAATTCCAGCGTGATGGCGGCGAGATCCGCAACGGGTCAGACCTGCCCCGTATCGCCCGGGCCAACAAGATCCTGGATCTGGCGAGGGCATACGGCATCCACGAACCCGAGTACAGCGACGATCCGGATCACGTGCCTGCCCCCTCCGACACGTATCACTACTGAGGTTCGCTCAGGCCTGCTGTTCGTCGTCGTTGCGGTGCAGGAAGCTGTTGACCGCGCGGACCACTCCGCGGCCCGCGTAGATACCCGCGGCGACCGACACGACGATCATCGCGATGAACATCACCAGCCAGTTGGACCGGCTGTGACTGACGTTCCACCAGATGATGGTGAACAGCACGGCGCACACGAAAACGACGATGTCCCGCCAATTCCCGCGGTAGGACATCGCGGCTTCACGGATCTCGCGACTGCGGTCACTCGCGTCGATCAAGCCGTCGATACGTTCGTCGATGCTGGCCTTCAGTCGTGCCTTCCGTTCGACGTCTTCGGCGGGCAACCGGTCCAACAGATCGAGATCCTTGGTGATCATGCCCCGCAGGTCCGGCGGTTTGAGGTTGCCCGCGATGACACCCAGCATCGCGCCACCGGCGATGGGAGCGGCTCCGAGAGCAAGGTCGGCGATCCCCGGCATAGCTGTCCTCTCGTCATTCCATCAGCGTGGCAGCCAACGTGCCGCCCAATTCGTAGGCCCGTTCCCGGACGGCTCCGTCCACCACTCCCGCAACTTCAAGCACGTCAGCCGCTTTGACCAACGCCAGCCCGGTCACAATCTTGTCGACCGCGTTCGCCGCACCGACCGTGTCGTTGTTGCCGTGCACCCACAACCCATAGGGGCGCCCGGCCACATGGTCGAGGCTCGGGTAGTACACCGTATCGAAAAAGTGCTTAAGGGCACCGCTCATATAGCCGAAATTCGCTGTGGTGCCGAACAAGTAGCCGTCGGCGGCCAACATGTCGGTGACAGTCGCCGCCAACGCCGGCTTGGCCTGCACCTCGACACCGGAGATGTCCGGATCGTGCGCGCCTGCCAGTATCGCTTCCAGAAGTTCTCGCGTTGCCGGAGACGGCGTGTGATGCACCACCAGCAGCGTCCTGGTCATGACGCCTGTTGTTCCTGCATCTGTACGGCGGTGCGCATGGTCTCCCGGGCGCGGGAGCGATCGCCGGCGAAGTCGTAGGCGCGGGCCAGCCGGTACCAGCGAACCCAGTTATCCGGGTCGGCTTCCAGTTCGGCCTTGACCGTCACGAACAGTGCGTCGGCAGCGTCGCGCTCGATACGACCCGACGGCCGCGTCGGCAGTGTGCTGACATCCAGTTCCATGTCTTGTTCGCGGGCCAGGCGCGCCAACCGTTGATGCGCCAGGCCGGCCCGCAGCGTGGTGACGAGCACCCAGATGCCGATCAACGGGAACGCGAGCAGTGCCACACCCAGCCCGATTGCGGCGGCTTCACCCGAGGTGATGAAGATCCACGCGGTACGCCCGAGCATGAGGAAGTAGGCGATCAGCGCCAGGCACATGAAGCCGATCACCAATTGAATGCGCAGCGACCGCGCGCCGTCGTTCACGACAGTGCGAGCAGCGGTTCAATGCCGATGGTCAGACCCG encodes:
- a CDS encoding TetR/AcrR family transcriptional regulator, with product MSSLTGPGRPRDPKTQRDIMSATRRLLARDGYDQLSIEAVAREAGVSRPTIYRRWPSKTHLVFDAAFGQPPGGELLPVSEDFETDLRGFISAVLTFWRDPVVEAAALGILTERRRDPELHIRTQQLLDEQTKGAFRSLVSSGVEQGRIRPDVDVDMVYQALIGTAFYTAHMEPDIDVEDTADRLCSLLIEGAGRIHPPRKDQP
- a CDS encoding DUF1214 domain-containing protein; translation: MTDKAELSEAFNALLDAVRAIEQKLLTAEPTLSEPDLLDGYRLAFSVLRVSVDAYVWGDRDKPILVDATSPYLKWGGDNADAFYQLAPLNPARTYRVTGNRGDAVYMSMTVYGGPGEGRYSDRIVGTINNRDLEFDEDGNFEFIMSPDPHPGTWLKLDADAEFALTRNYMNDSATERRPEWRIETVNPPARRSDSAAELARRFRYAKNWLQEQVSFLPTKVEPANQLHPPFPVPQNAYGWSAGDAAYAMGSYDLTSDQALIIEGTSPECVFWNLCLWNPFLHTFDYTHERVTINGAHVTYESDGSWRIVVSEKDPGHPNWVSTAGRSTGLMWLRWFLPEETPAQPQCRVVHVAEVGAL
- a CDS encoding sulfotransferase family protein, whose translation is MTTNVQRPAPIRFDDLANPVYPPAAQPIRDGLAAYGANLDLNPNALLTAATERSGLDDFGDPAFRERLDVLCTALRDEAGLSDTGVGIVFEQLVGNLVNRLRLEALIADHPEIEGIEIERPIIICGLPRTGTTHLHNLLAADPALRYLPYWESLEPVPGPGEDTPAPRRDRCAAGLELVNTSIPEFRRMHDMTVEHAHEEIQLLANDISGMLFETAYYVPSFTAHYQAHDQAPSYAYVKRSLQAMQWLRGGTRWVLKSPQHLEQFPTLAATFPDATFVVTHRDPVDVTLSMMTMICYAMRMGVSAPDVAKITGHWLGRIDDLLAGCIRDRDALPAGQSIDVRFDDFMADEQGTLAEIYRLADQPFGDDVRAAMTGFLAEHPRGRYGGVIYDAADVHVDRAALAERFRAYRERFLTTTEGK
- a CDS encoding zinc-binding dehydrogenase, translating into MNQTAPQPISAEAWVATALGEPTDVLERQTVEVRAPGPNEVRVAVRAFCLNFNDIDIIKGRYTTLPLQPPFVPGMESVGVVESAGLGAEHLVGRRIVGIPVMAFGGYASYAIVDAATVLDLPDWVSDVDGAALHYPFHLGWFALRERGRLKPGETLLVHAAAGGTGSGALVLGKALGARVIATAGSDEKLELCRKLGADHVVNYRNSGWVDEVMDLTYGRGVDVAFDAVGGSVTTDTFRCMGFNGRHLMAGFAEDIALEDGDYISPRPIAYGNFDVCGVCLVYVTDPLAVRRTLGFNWPARSEGLDAHVRILELMRTGRLQTVVGDNVAWDQLPQALARMAARETTGRLVVSTGAHD
- a CDS encoding winged helix-turn-helix domain-containing protein translates to MATLTTAQARRIAVAAQGFHDPKPRGPVTRAHLRKLISRIQVLQLDSVSVAVRAHYAPVFSRLGPYDRDALDRAAWSHSARSPRLLVEYWAHEAALMAVEDWPLLRWRMREYTHGRWGTEIVRKNPKLAEDIVAAVAELGPSTAGQIEAHLESEPRGRKGPWWDRSETKWVAEALWSSGVLTTATRVGFARHYDLTERVLPPAVVARTVDDEEAVRELALRAATALGVGTEADIRDYFRMGAKQVKPAIAKLVADGELEPVDVEGTPAYLRTGQTVPRRDRGTALLCPFDPLIFFRPRVERWFDFHYRIEIYTPAPKRQFGYYVWPFLLDGELVARVDLKRTDGALQVLGAYTEDGQDRFRVADALAGELRAMAAWLGVDDVTVGQRGDLAGALRRALG
- a CDS encoding DUF4303 domain-containing protein, which gives rise to MALDWDAFETELTLAAGESVRALVAAAASERPYAVAFSEFYAETTGVIYLPNLALATEESVEDPDCRFSPPDWEHQDYEWGETDSQWGDRLSAAVTGLPRAQWEQEWDRFAQAMLNIAARTRAALVADGTLPGDAVVYLDDEDADLLVRSLTADELRRHFPEYLAAAETERDLLAMPVEQRVAALAAAAGLIAGPVSELGRERATELLLDTGAAAVPAAIAALGNPETAWTGAKLLADLNIATPEVMDALWTALPLRGNAHDWVATALGRLGAGSEVLARADLPADSRSAAVAAPYRSFRDHGRGHLPLDYTLLAAGLADPGVAGAVAKDLKPGTGYCTLDRADLPGVRTGLDHSEPVIRRHAVIVLSDLIGPMGPGDLDRHVVKDLERRIDELATDDPDSEVRRLAGYSVRT
- a CDS encoding dihydrofolate reductase, with product MTGDLRRLALIWAQSSTGVIGRDNGIPWRLPEDQARFKQLTLGQTVVMGRRTWESLPAKVRPLPGRRNVVITRNPGYVAEGAEVLTGLDDVFRGWVIGGAQIYAQALPFADRCEVTEIDIDLPTAEGDAMAPTLDDSWTRVPGDWLTSSSGLRYRFCSYVRTL
- a CDS encoding thymidylate synthase, whose product is MPIQTPYEDLLRKVTEQGVPKSDRTGTGTRSLFGHQLRYDLAAGFPLLTTKKVHTKSVIYELLWFLRGDSNVRWLQDHGVTIWDEWASETGDLGPVYGVQWRSWPTPSGEHIDQISNALDLLKRDPDSRRNIVSAWNVGEIPQMALPPCHAFFQFYVADGKLSCQLYQRSADLFLGVPFNIASYALLTHMMAAQAGLGVGEFVWTGGDCHIYDNHVEQVALQLSREPRPYPELVLAQRDSIFDYEYEDIAILNYDPHPAIKAPVAV
- a CDS encoding dienelactone hydrolase family protein, with the translated sequence MPTTQDTITTADGTCRVTVATPDGDGPWPGVVLFPDAGGLRPAMEEMAAELAGLGYVVLVPDVYYRNPGWGPFDLNTVFSDQEQRKQLFGLMSTLTPEIFAADAEAFFDYLAARPDVTGEKFGTTGYCMGGRASLIVATRVPERVAAALSFHGGRLAVEDDPDSPHLLADKIQATVYVAAAENDASFTEDDGKRLEDALSGAAVDHTIEFYPATHGFAVPDHKAVYDEAAAKRHWENTQRVFGAAFATA